CTAGCAAAAAGCATGGGTCAAACTCAAACAAGGGAGAGGGCTTAAATGCCAATGCCATCTTTCATGAAACAAAACAGAATCTCTCTTTCATTCTTGTATATTAGTATTGTTCTCCATCCAACCTATGTACAAATGTAAATAATTGAGGGTTGTTCAACATGGTTCTCAATTTGCATATAAAGAATCTAAATAATATCAAAGAAAACCAAAGAGTACTACTATGTCACACAACAAATTCACAGCAAAATCACTGCTATCAAAAGTCACATTTTGAAGCTTGCAGTTCATCAGTTTCACCCAAAGGACATCTTTGATCCATGTGATAATATCATTCATCATGAGCTAAAATCAAAGATCCATGGACtatatacacaaaatagacaaCCACCAGTAGCCCAATCAGCCAAATTGCTCAAGATGATTTAACAACATGAAGGGTTGACTTAAGAGGTAAAAACCCAGAGAGGGAATAGGGCAAGAACTGTGCTTAAAGCAATAACAGGACAGTAACTTGATTTTACGTTTGCCAACTAATTTAAATGGTCAAGCCTCTTTTGCATACGCAGAAAATATTTAGCATCACAATCAAACATTGTCTCTAAGAAGCTTATAAAACAATTTCTCCTATGAATCCCCAAGAAAGAGTCAACATATCCAGCAAAGACCTCAGTAATCATCTACGGTTGTTAATATTCTTAGTCCTTTTCATATTTGCCTCAAGTTAGAGAGGAATAATTAGAATTCAAAGCAATCAATCATTTTGCACAATTCATAATTACAGCAGATCAATTGTTTGCACCTTAAAAGGAACTCCAACAAAACGCAACCTATTCAATTACTCTAGCTAAACCCCTGCTGCAGTTTTTGCCTCATGACCCATGTTTCCCTGTGTGACATTAAAAGGAGTAATGACAATTAGGAATAACATTACTCATAGCATTAATGAAAATAGATTATTAGAAAGCAATCAAAATGCAATTGCAAAAATATAAACTCAAAAGCAAAATAGGGAAGACAGCAGCGTGGAAATCAATCAATTATCAGGATATTTTTAACTTGGTCAGTATCTGCAAGGAAATTAGGCAACCATCGTTGGAAAATAATCTCTTGTAAAGGCATTGCCAAGTACCCAGTAATCATTATTAACTCCAGTGATTTTCAGTTATAAGATTAGAGAAAATTAAACATATTAGACTGCAAGTATCAATGCATAACACTGAAAAACTATGATAAACCTGAGACTCAGAGCTCTGTCGTATTTTCCTAGTAGGAGACCGCATTGTGACAAACTCCTCAGCTGATGTTGGATGAATACCCACAGTAGCATCAAAGTCTGCTTTAGTCAAGCCAGCTTTGACAGCAACTGCAAATCCCTGGAAAACAACCGCACACATCAGAAAAAGAAACCACAAGCCTGGAGATGGAAAGCACCAACTTAGGTAAAGGCTTGAACCTGCGCAATTTCAGCTGAATCTTCTCCACACATGTGCAAACCAATAACTTTGTTTGTCTTTGCACAGACTATAAGTTTCATGAATACCCGATCAGGAAGCCCCGAAAGAGTGGCCTTCAACGGCCTGAAGTTTGCTGTGTAGACATCGATATCACCATATTCTTTTATAGCctgtaaaattctaaaatatttgAGCAAATATCACTTTCGGCTGTTGCATATAAGCCAAACAGTTTCCTAACCTGTTCTTCAGTAAGACCAACTTGTCCAATAGGTGGCTGGGAAAAGACGGCCGAGGGTACAGCCCTATACCAAAATGCATGGGAAGAAAAGTCAAAAAGCAATTGAATACAAAATGAAATCCACTTTGTACCCAAAATCACCAAAACAACAAATCAATGACGAAGAAGACACTGTATAACTTGTCCGCAGGATGGTCAGTAAGTCAAAATGCATTATTTTATTTGAATATGACTCACCATATTACTTGCAACTATACATCCATGGATCAAATATTAATCACTAATAAGTGTCACTCGACAACAAGCAAATGTGGAATATGGGCTTCCTTCACTATATCTTTACTTGGGCATTTCCGAGGCACCAATAAATGAATACCACATGGCACGGAGTTAAGGTTATACTATTTTTTATTTCCATTCTTATTTCTCGTGACATTTTTGGAAGATTTCTCAAACCCAATATTCAATCCTTTAAAGCATTCCCAGTctaacccccccccccccccaatcaTCAACAAGTAACCAAATAAACCAGCAGTACAAAAGAGGATAGAACATGTGGAGTGGGGAGACAGAGTTATCATATAATTGGGTGGAATTTAAAAGCTTTGGAAAAGAAACatcaaaaaaatagaaaaagaagcctAGAATGTGTGCATGAACAACAAGTGAGATAAGGAAGACAGAGTCCTGGAAGAAGTtcgttgaaaataaaataatgaaaagtaaaataataaaacttgAGACATATTTTAAACCATAATATGGCACATAGCATCCATCCAAGAGTACAGTGGAAATAGCTAGATGGTAATTTGGAACTAGAAATTGTTTTCCAGCAGGAATGTGGATAAACTGCCTCAACCAATATGTACTGGAGGCAAAAAAAAGAGCCATAAGCCCTTTCCAATTTCACCTAATCCTTTAAACTTGTTCAATCAATGAAGCTCTAGTAAGTAGATTACCTATAATCAGGTTTCGTTGGTTCATTCTGAAACAGTGTTTTTGCTAATGCTGCTCCTTCCATCAAAGCAACAGGTGTCAAATTTATTCTATCTGTGACATCCCCTACAGCCCAAATGGAAGGTACTGTAGTACGCGAGTATTCATCAACCTAAAGAAACAATAAGGCATGACCATATACAAATTAAACGAGATAGTATCagaaaagaaaatagagaaaTGAAGCACAATAAACTCCGAGGTGAGAAGTGCATTACCTCTATTGCTCCGTTCTTGTTAATTTTCACTCCTACAGACTCCAATCCTAAGTTCTGCAATGTAGTATGAGTTAATGTTAAAGCAATACAAATGTCACCTACCATATTTTAATTTACATAAAAAAACTGAAGTTGCAACTACAAAGGAGAGAATCAAACATCCTCTACATAAAAAAGCGTCCTAGTTCCTTAAGTCACAATGAGAAGGGAATCACAAAAAGCAGGAGGTTTGATTACATTTGAAGATGGCAGTTACAATACAGAACTTTCAAAGTTTctcctttctctttttcttttttatatccTGTTTCTGTGGTGGAATATTAGTAAATTCAATCATGTTTGGTTTGGTAGCCTTTTGATGGCATTTTGTTACCAAAAAGCTATTTACTAAAGAGAATTGAGTCACAATTTATTCCAAACCTTTGTATTAGGCCTTCGACCAGTTGCAAACATTATATGTGAAAAGCCTTCAATTGTTCCTTTGTTGGTCTTCAGGGACAGTGAACCATCAGCTGACTTAACAATTGCCTGAGGTGACTCCTCTGTATGAAATTGAATTCCCCGTAGAGCCATTTGTTCTCCAACAAAATCCCTGATCTATAAAGCAGAGCACATTCTTTTACCAACAATAACATAATTTCTGAAACAAGTATCATGCAAATTACTATAACAAGACAATAAAAAGTAAAGCAGTCATCAGCTGCAGAATTCTTCACCTCTTCATCAAACCCTCGTAAAACTCTCTTCTGACGTATAAATACATGAACCTCACTTGTCAGTCCATTGAAAATGCCAGCAAATTCCAAAGCTATATATCCCCCACCAACTATAGCAACTTTCTCTGGTTTTGAGGGCAAATCAAGGGCCGCATCAGAATCTATCGCATACTCCCTTCCTGGAATATCAGGAATAAATGGACGTCCACCAACTGAAATCAGTATATTACTTGCAGTGTAAAGCTTTCCATCTACATCAACAGTGTGTGGATCCACAATCTGCATGATATTTCATCAAATTGGATTCACAATCAACAACCATTAAAAACAAAAACGCGTTTAAACATATCATAAAGAGACTATGTGGAGAGAGGATCGATCATCTACCTTTCCACGGCCTTCGATTAATGTGACACCTGCTTTGTTGAGAATGTTCTTGTAAATACCCGTAAGACGCTGTAACTCGGCATTTTTATTAGCCATCAGGGTGCTCCAATCATGCTTTGGTTCCGTGTCATATTTCCATCCAAAACCATTACTCTCATCAAATTCATGAGAATATTTTGATGCGTAAACCATTAGTTTCTTTGGTACACATCCTCTAAGAACGCATCTGCAATCATACTCGCATTGTTTTTGTTACAACTTGAAGTAAACACAGACAAAAAACAGTACTTGCTATACTGGTGAAAATCAATTTATGTAGGCTTTGTTGAATTCACTTTAGCCTTTGGGTTCGCAAAAGCTTTGGTCAAGCAAGTTAACCATAACTTAGAATTTCAAGTAAAAaaccaaggaaaagaaaaagcctCAGAACCCAAAAGACAAAATTGAAGAAACGCAATCCCGGTTTATACAATTCAGTGTGCAATAAACTACAAAAATtctaacttgaaaaaaaaacatCTTTACACACAAATTGATAAATTACAGATATacatatttcaataaaaaatatatatttatatctgGAGACTTACGTCCCGCCAACGCCGCCGGTGGTCTCAGAAGAAATAGTCGAAAACGGAAGCTCACAAACAGCAACAGAAGCACCAAAATTGGCAGCGAAACGGGAAGCACGAACACCACCACTACCGGCGCCTATAGTAAAGAGGTCGAAATCATAGTGGCGAATCGGCTCAGCGCCATTCTCGGATTCGGCACGAACGGCAAAGAGGCGGCGGGGGTGGAACCGAGGGGGGTGGTAGTGATGGTGGTGGAGGTGGAAGCGAGAGAGGAAGGGAGAAAGgtggaaagaaaaagaagaaagggtCTTGGGGATAGGGAGGGAAAGAGGAAAATTTCTGCAAAGGGTTTGGAAAGTTGGGGAAGAGAGTTTAGGAGCAGTAAAAGACGTGGTAGCCATATGTTTTATGTTTCCTTTGGTGAAAGGTGTGTAGGGGTTTGAGAGTAAATATTGGTATGGCGGATATGATGGTGGGTGGGCGGGTGAGGTCAGTGCCTATCAAATATCTACTGGTGGAGATGGTCTCTTTGCATTTGCATGTGTGGCGTGCGGCCTTtgattttttcattctttatattCCCTCACTAttactaataatattattttcttaatttgtGGGCTCTTTTTTTCTATAACAAATAATTAATAAACAAACACCAAAGCTTTCTCATATTTCCAGCAATTGGCAGGCATTGCCACCACCTCTGCTGCCGTTATTGCAACCTCTCTCATATTTCTAGCTCCACAGTTCATTTTACATTTTATCAATATGGTCTAATTTCAGTTTTActcctcaaattttaaatttatttattttatataatataatactcATCCTTTATAGTTTTATTTACATATTTCATGTTCACATACATGTGTTTAAATACACATCTTTTTTAGAACATAtggtcaaattttaattttaattcaaatttgaaatgtttttacATAATTTGTTACTAATGACATTTTTAGTCTAAATGCTTTATTATGATCAAAATGTTGATGTATAGATGGCCAGATACATAATCTTTTTACTTTTTTGAAATTATACAACAATgatcaattttaattttagtccttatactatgctcaaatttgaaatttaatctctatactttaaATGTTGACATAATTTAGTATTTCAACTTGTTTAATGGCATTAGTTGGtctaaattaattgaaatattgATTAAAGTTATCCAAGTCAAATACAAATGTCAATTTTTGGTTACATAACTACCCATTGAGTAACATTTTTTAGTTTGGATGTCACACTAACAAAGTTAATggaaaaatttaataatattaataactagatttaaaattttaaatccagaataaatttctaaaaataaaaatattagagatTAAATAGTAAAATGAGATGATACTTTGTGGTGCGATTTTAGGAAACTATAAACATATCCAACCTATATAAAAAGCTTCACTTGTTGGATTCGATGAATTAATAGCTGCTCTCGGTCATATCAACAATAATGTTGATTTTCAGCAACCTCCGATACTTTTAATCAAAATGAACCAATTTGTACATGCATGGGATGGGAACTCAACCTTTTACGTGAAAAAAATCAAAGTGAGTATATTGTGAACCAATTGCTGATTTTAAGACATAAATTAAAGATTAATATTCGGTGGGGAAGGAAAATGAAAAACCAAAATGTGGTGCAACAGTGGAACTAAAATAGTGGTTTTTAGTATTTACACGTCTAAAATTGAGGCACCATTCGAAGAGACGGAGATTCCATTCCATTCTATTAATTTATAGGAAGAGAATCCAAATCTTCTTTCCAAAAAGCAAAAGCACCAATTGATGAAACATGCCATTGATTGAGCCTCTTATTCTCTCCTATATTGaccaaatgaaataaaaagaatgtATATAATACACAGTGGCAATGCAAGTCAGAAATTAGGAAAGCCAAACTCTTTTGATTTTTCTACCTATTCCCTTTGAACATGATATTTTCAAATTGCAATGAACAACATACACCAAAATGataaagtaaaaaataataataataataaagggttGGCTTAAAGCGACAATCCAGAATCATCATCCTCGTCAAGGGAGGAAGTGTAAACAAAATAAAGTGCCCAAATCAAGCCGAATACACCAAACAGTATCCACCCAAGAAGGTTGTTGCTCAAACCAAAGGGAAGCCCGGTCCCTTCTGTGGACATTCTCTCGTCCACCAGACCCATGGCTGAGGGGCTTGACACCGTTGCTGCACAGGCTGCTGCTGCTGCCAATAGTGATGCTCTCATGCCCATGGTTAACCCATTCTCCTCTCCTGAACCCTTCTTCTCCATGGAGCACTTCACTTTCCCCTTCTTTGCAATTGCAGGAAACCCTGTAAACAAAAATTTGCAGCTAAGATGAAAAACTGAAAATGCAAataatcttttaattttatatatacttACCAATGGCGACTGGGGATGCAACCGTTGCTGATGGCTTGAGTGCAGGGGTGATTGATGATGTGAAGGTGGTAGTAGATATGGTTGCCATTTTCCTTTCAATTGGGAGAAAGAGAGAACAAATAAGATCTTAATACTCTGGGGCAGTTGGATTTCCAATGGCTATCACTTTTATTTCATTAACAACGTAAAAAGTTTTTAAGAGATTTAGAGATATCCCCCTATCCACATAAACCCAACCATTTTCATCCACGTGTCAACCATACGCCCGCATACAGAGTCAATGTTCCCCTTCTTTTTATTTACCAAGATATTTTTGACCTGTTATTTTCGTGTTGCTAACTAAAAATTATTCACTTGGTTTTCTAAAGAGTATCATTAtctgaaaagaaaatgaaaaaacaaTTATAGACATGAGAGAaacaacattaaaaaaaaaaaaaaagagacataATCTTTTGATCTGTTGATAAAATAATGAATTCGTATAAAAGATACATCCTCGGAAATAAGAACAAATGCCGCAACCCACAGAAATCCCGTAGCTGAAATTGAAAATTCTAGCAACAATGACATCCCATAATAAAAGTTCATATATGCTCCTCTAACATTCCAAGAATCTAagaaattcaacctagtggaaATGTGATATCAGTAATGTACAAATGAATACATGCAATGCAGCAACCATCTCTGCAGAAACTTGTTTCCTTTTAGTTACATTGCCCATAAATAGACTTTATCCCTTAAAAGAGAGATTATAGCCGGGACCTAAAGGGAAATCTCGATTTGGAAAATCACACGTAAGTGTTAAAGAATCAGATCAATAGGGGCAGTTTCCGAGAGATGCAACTGGTAATGGTATGAATCAAAGAATTCCACTTATATAATGTCAACTTCAATTACTCGTGGATATTGCACTGTTGTAAGTAAGGGTGGTCATACAGCAAATGTTTGCTCCAATAGCACTTATATTTAGCGATTCCTGTTTCCAACCAGGGTTTCATGACTCCATCATAGTGTATAACTGCTGCGTCCTCAATATCACCCCGTGGAACATCTGAGTTATAACCTAGCCCAAGGGTATGCCATCTCTTTTCTAAAGCCACAGTCTGGTTGTAGAAGGTAATCCAACCTATGGGCAAGCTTCCTCCCTTCCACAATGACCTCTTAAGTCCCTGTCAAAAACACGAGATGAACAGCATGCAATAGTTCATAAACCTCAGTCTAGAACACAAGATGGTAAGCTTTTTGAATCAGAATTTTGATAGATTCCTCGGACCAGAACAAAACAGCATTTGAAAGAAAATGCGATGAtgtcaattaattaatttatatggaCATCTCTGGAAGCAAACAATTGGTATAAAACTCATGATTTAAAGGGTACAAGTTTCACattcataaaaaattatttcCAGAGCTTTGAATTGACAAAAAAGAACAGGAAGAAATTAATGTACCATAGATCATTTTAGGAGGAGATATATAGTCTGCAAAACACTTCAAATAGAAATCACtacctagtatgaatatacctaaaCGCTGCTATGGCTTTTTAGGGTTGGAAAAGTCTAATATACCGGTACAGATGTTGGTTTGCATATATCATTCACAGGTCACACTAACACCGAGCTAGTGCTTTAGACAGAGAAACCcccctccccccccccccccaaaggTGCGGGGAATAAAGGACAAAGGGCAGGAAAATCTATATTGAAATTTAGACGGATTGACTTTAGGGAAAATTTAAAGCACTTCCGCTTGACAAAGATAACCTAAAGCACCTGATAGCATTAACCAGCTTTTCAAGGAATTGATGTGCAGGCTTCAAAGATCAATAGAATCAAAACAAATTCACAAGCTTAGAATATTGGCAAAAAGCAAAAAGCAAAAAGCAAATACAAAGAAATTATAATCCCATACCAGTTGCAAGTAATTTCGATAGAGCATGGTTAAGTTTTTCCTTCTCCATTCATGTAGATCAAACAAATTCATACCAAATGCCCATGTGCAAACATTTGCATTAAACCTCCTTGCCAAAAATGGGTCTGAAAAGTTCATAAACATACGCATTGAACGAAATGAGGCTTCACTTTCCAGACAGGTCTCCACTGCACCATTTACTTTCCCTTTCATGTCAATGCTCCAAATTTCAGTTAAATCTCTTTGTACTACCACATCATGATCAAAAAGCACAATCTTATTCAGTGCTGGAAAGATGTCAGGCAGATAGAACCGAAGATGGTTAAGGGCAGAAGAATATCTTGGATCATAGGACTTCTGTTCATTCAATGTCGAATTATACTTAGTGGATAACCAATCAAAATTTTCTATGCTCTGAACATGAATTGTAGCTTTGCCAGGAGGATTTAATAAAAACCACATTGAAATTGCTGGGAGATTGAGAGAATCGGTCACCACATGAAAAACAATTTTCTCAGGCTCCTGCATAACCAATATTAATTATCAGGGATATTATATCCACTAACAGGTAAAATCGTAGGTTCAATCCTGAACTGACTGCATGTAactcatcaaaataaataaagaaaaatagcAGGAGTATTATCTTATTGAAGAGGAGTTTATCTGATGGCAGTATAGGGATAAGCTTATGGTAAAGAAGCAAAGGTAAATGAACACCATGGCAACTTTGGAAAGCTTAAGCCACAAAAATTCGAGCCATTGTTATCATTATGAATAACAAATGCATCAATTATTGTCCAGGAATGTAAAACCATAGAGAACCCATACAAGAACTAATACACAATTTTGTTATGTGATTCTTTGTAATGACAAACACTTTCAATAAGCAAAAGAATGTTTAACATCATAACATAAGCAGAGATTGAAATTTAATAACAAAGAATGTAAAATGGATGAAAGTGATATGGACACTTTAATTGCAATAggagtttttaattttatttatttattatatatcagGTTTTACtaagagttttagttttacttatctattatattaggtttttatttccttcataaactctaagttaggaaTTCTATTTTATGTCAATTAGGACTCTTTCCTTTGTCATTAACAGTCTATAAAAGGCTGTCAATATGAAATAAAGAGGAAAAGTAATTATTCTATCAAAAGAAACGTTATTTTGAGAGGGGGTTCAGTCAAGGACGAATCTGCCTTTTGAGTAACCATAGATCGAAGCAAGAATTCTTTCTCGTCTAGACCTGTGACTAGATCCTACGCCAAGGTGCATAACAGAAAGCAGTTTACCTTAGCAGAGGAAATTGTGGAGTTAACAACGACAGAAGCAGCCAGAACATTGTCTGACAATACTGCATAGTGATAAAGGTCAGGATCATTCAGATTTTGTTGGTTAGGGAACTGCCTTTCCTCAGGTCGAAGCAAAAAATATTCAGCTGTTAACCGCATAGAGAGGCAGTGAAAGCCTTTAGGGGTAGTCCTTCCAGCAAGTTGGAGGAGATGTGACTCTTGATTCCTCATTAGCTGAACCTGTTCTTCAGCATTATAAGCCATGGCACGAAGTTTTGTAGCCATCGCAGAGCAGTCAGGGAATACACGACTTGCTTTGGCCAAAGAAAGCTCCATAGATCTCATTTTCTGTGAAGCACTGAAAATTTAACTGCCCTTCAATTATATTTCGTGGAAGCAATTCAACCCAAATCTAACTTATTTACTTAAGAGTAGTCAAGAATTCAAGTTCATTATTGAATAAAaaatactttggtaaaattattatCAAAAgcagaaatatatatatgtagtgtCCGGTTCTTTACCTCATGGGCAAATCTGAATCCCTGCTGACTTCACCAACAACTCGTTCCAACTCTCTGATTCGTGCTCGTAACTCTTTCATCAAGCGAGAGTTACTACCTGGTGGTTCAAAACTTAGGTACGCTTTTGCTGTAATGAGCTGATCTCTCATTTGCTTTACCTTCTCGTCCACAACCTTGAATGGTGGAGACTGCAAATGCTGATCATCTCTACCTATTTCTTGATTGAATTGCTCCTGCAGCAAATAAGTTAGTGGCAACCATATGTTACAAAAATAACAAACTAACTTGACTCGCTATTGCTCTGACCATTCTGGAAAACAACGATTCCATACCCCATCACTGTAACCATCAATAGTCTAAACTTACATTCAAATATGTAGCATCTCAAAATATTTCAGATTCATACACACCTTTTCTCTAGAGTTCATCTGTATGATAGTCTGCTGAATTTGATGCTTGTCTTTTCCATTCCCATTGGTTTCTAAAATTAGAAAGTGTAGCAACTCAGAGTCGCAATCAACTCAATAAACTAAAATTCAATGACAAAAGACACTACATGCTCCCACGTAATACTAACCGTTTGCTTCTAATAATTTAGAATCATCTTGTGCATTCCTGAATTGATCTGAATCACGATCTTCATAAGAACTGCGTCTAACTACAGAACTAATATCTTTGTCGTTGAAAACAACTAGTTTTGGACCTTTTAGTCCTTCAGCAGCTTCCTattaacaaacaaacaaacatccGATAAACTGTCAAAAACACTTGAAGATAAAATggtcaaagaaaaataaaataaatccataaaccttaaagcTACCTGTTCAATGGAATTAAGTCTTAAAACATCTCGCATATAATTCTGCATCAAATAAAGCAGAAGCCCATTAGAAATTTATCccccaaaaataaaatacaacagATCCAAGGAAGAGAGATCTATACAACACTAGGCAAGTCCTCCGCAAATTCCTTCCCGCCTGCCGTTACAGTATCACAAATGCAAACAAAACAAGATCAATCAACATctgatttttttaaagaaaaagaaatcaaatCACGAAAGGCCaaaactaaaaaatataaaagttgtccttttttttttaatgaagtACATTCGATTCGGCAATTCAACATAGCTTGATATTTATACAAATCTTTCTGTAacctaaaatacaaaaaaaaaaaaaaattgctaaGTAATGCTCATTTGGCTTTCTTGTC
This is a stretch of genomic DNA from Gossypium arboreum isolate Shixiya-1 chromosome 11, ASM2569848v2, whole genome shotgun sequence. It encodes these proteins:
- the LOC108473553 gene encoding glutathione reductase, chloroplastic, which codes for MATTSFTAPKLSSPTFQTLCRNFPLSLPIPKTLSSFSFHLSPFLSRFHLHHHHYHPPRFHPRRLFAVRAESENGAEPIRHYDFDLFTIGAGSGGVRASRFAANFGASVAVCELPFSTISSETTGGVGGTCVLRGCVPKKLMVYASKYSHEFDESNGFGWKYDTEPKHDWSTLMANKNAELQRLTGIYKNILNKAGVTLIEGRGKIVDPHTVDVDGKLYTASNILISVGGRPFIPDIPGREYAIDSDAALDLPSKPEKVAIVGGGYIALEFAGIFNGLTSEVHVFIRQKRVLRGFDEEIRDFVGEQMALRGIQFHTEESPQAIVKSADGSLSLKTNKGTIEGFSHIMFATGRRPNTKNLGLESVGVKINKNGAIEVDEYSRTTVPSIWAVGDVTDRINLTPVALMEGAALAKTLFQNEPTKPDYRAVPSAVFSQPPIGQVGLTEEQAIKEYGDIDVYTANFRPLKATLSGLPDRVFMKLIVCAKTNKVIGLHMCGEDSAEIAQGFAVAVKAGLTKADFDATVGIHPTSAEEFVTMRSPTRKIRQSSESQGNMGHEAKTAAGV
- the LOC108473843 gene encoding photosystem II reaction center W protein, chloroplastic-like, whose amino-acid sequence is MATISTTTFTSSITPALKPSATVASPVAIGFPAIAKKGKVKCSMEKKGSGEENGLTMGMRASLLAAAAACAATVSSPSAMGLVDERMSTEGTGLPFGLSNNLLGWILFGVFGLIWALYFVYTSSLDEDDDSGLSL
- the LOC108473842 gene encoding probable galacturonosyltransferase 6 isoform X1, translating into MKKCHRWQRILILSLLSFSVFAPIVLVSQRLKTLTSFGGKEFAEDLPSVNYMRDVLRLNSIEQEAAEGLKGPKLVVFNDKDISSVVRRSSYEDRDSDQFRNAQDDSKLLEANETNGNGKDKHQIQQTIIQMNSREKEQFNQEIGRDDQHLQSPPFKVVDEKVKQMRDQLITAKAYLSFEPPGSNSRLMKELRARIRELERVVGEVSRDSDLPMSASQKMRSMELSLAKASRVFPDCSAMATKLRAMAYNAEEQVQLMRNQESHLLQLAGRTTPKGFHCLSMRLTAEYFLLRPEERQFPNQQNLNDPDLYHYAVLSDNVLAASVVVNSTISSAKEPEKIVFHVVTDSLNLPAISMWFLLNPPGKATIHVQSIENFDWLSTKYNSTLNEQKSYDPRYSSALNHLRFYLPDIFPALNKIVLFDHDVVVQRDLTEIWSIDMKGKVNGAVETCLESEASFRSMRMFMNFSDPFLARRFNANVCTWAFGMNLFDLHEWRRKNLTMLYRNYLQLGLKRSLWKGGSLPIGWITFYNQTVALEKRWHTLGLGYNSDVPRGDIEDAAVIHYDGVMKPWLETGIAKYKCYWSKHLLYDHPYLQQCNIHE
- the LOC108473842 gene encoding probable galacturonosyltransferase 6 isoform X2 gives rise to the protein MLNCRIECGKEFAEDLPSVNYMRDVLRLNSIEQEAAEGLKGPKLVVFNDKDISSVVRRSSYEDRDSDQFRNAQDDSKLLEANETNGNGKDKHQIQQTIIQMNSREKEQFNQEIGRDDQHLQSPPFKVVDEKVKQMRDQLITAKAYLSFEPPGSNSRLMKELRARIRELERVVGEVSRDSDLPMSASQKMRSMELSLAKASRVFPDCSAMATKLRAMAYNAEEQVQLMRNQESHLLQLAGRTTPKGFHCLSMRLTAEYFLLRPEERQFPNQQNLNDPDLYHYAVLSDNVLAASVVVNSTISSAKEPEKIVFHVVTDSLNLPAISMWFLLNPPGKATIHVQSIENFDWLSTKYNSTLNEQKSYDPRYSSALNHLRFYLPDIFPALNKIVLFDHDVVVQRDLTEIWSIDMKGKVNGAVETCLESEASFRSMRMFMNFSDPFLARRFNANVCTWAFGMNLFDLHEWRRKNLTMLYRNYLQLGLKRSLWKGGSLPIGWITFYNQTVALEKRWHTLGLGYNSDVPRGDIEDAAVIHYDGVMKPWLETGIAKYKCYWSKHLLYDHPYLQQCNIHE